A single window of Zea mays cultivar B73 chromosome 10, Zm-B73-REFERENCE-NAM-5.0, whole genome shotgun sequence DNA harbors:
- the LOC103641637 gene encoding G-type lectin S-receptor-like serine/threonine-protein kinase At2g19130, which translates to MHRLRHFALHVLLLVIAHAPLPSAAVDTLRPGQALAGWKKLVSANGKFALGFFQLQPGSSYYLGIWFDEVPVLTPVWTANRDNPVSNSTSPELTISGDGNMAVVLAESGTTTVWSTSTEANATSNDTVAVLLDSGNLVLRSSSNSSLVFWESFDYPTDTQLPGVKIGWDKVTGLDRRLVSRKNSVDLSSGLYSSTMGHDGVARMLWNSSAVYWSSTWTGGFFSAIPEMSAGSPLANFTFVDNAREVYFTYNIFDESTVIRTTLHVSGRNQVRVWTGQDWMTVNNQPAHQCDAYAVCGPFTVCTDSASDADPSCDCMRGFSVRSPAEWAVKDRTGGCVRNTPLNCAADGRNRTGVPADKFYSMPGVRLPQNGRQSMPNASSAIECAQACLSSNCSCTAYSYGGEDGCSLWHGELVNVAADGNEGMIYLRLAAKELESGKGNRIAMVAGVAALVLVLVVVVVICSRRNNGKWWSRPIADSDKGGSVVGIATFKYADLQDATKKFSEKLGAGGFGCVFKGRLAGDSTDIAVKRLDGALGNVQGEKQFRAEVNSVGFIQHINLVKLIGFCCEGDRRLLVYEHMPNGSLDSHLFQFQSCRRRAPLDWSTRYQIAVGVARGLGYLHHGCRDCIIHCDIKPQNILLDASFAPKIADFGMAKFLGREFSRVVTTMRGTVGYLAPEWISGTPVTPKVDVYSYGMVLLELVSGKRNYVEHSSSCAEGQGDYLPVQAAHKLLHGDVLSVVDADLHGELNVEEAERVCRVACWCIQDLESDRPTMIEVVQFLEGICQVEIPPMPRLLTAIAGSGSHQTRVSSL; encoded by the coding sequence ATGCATCGTCTCCGTCATTTTGCTCTCCATGTGCTCCTTCTCGTCATAGCGCATGCACCCTTGCCCTCCGCCGCGGTAGACACGCTACGGCCCGGCCAAGCACTTGCCGGCTGGAAGAAGCTCGTCTCTGCCAACGGCAAGTTCGCGCTCGGCTTCTTCCAGCTCCAACCAGGGAGCTCCTACTACCTCGGCATTTGGTTCGACGAAGTCCCCGTGCTGACTCCAGTGTGGACAGCCAACAGGGACAACCCGGTATCCAACTCCACCTCGCCGGAGCTCACCATCTCCGGCGACGGCAACATGGCTGTCGTCTTAGCTGAGAGCGGCACCACCACCGTCTGGTCTACCTCTACCGAGGCCAACGCAACAAGCAACGACACCGTCGCGGTGCTCTTGGACAGCGGCAACCTCGTCCTCCGCAGCTCCTCCAACTCGTCGCTCGTATTCTGGGAGAGCTTCGACTACCCGACGGACACCCAGCTACCCGGCGTAAAGATCGGGTGGGACAAGGTCACAGGCTTGGACCGCCGGCTTGTTTCGAGGAAGAACTCCGTCGATCTGTCCTCAGGTCTATACTCGTCGACGATGGGCCACGACGGGGTCGCCAGGATGCTGTGGAACTCGTCTGCCGTGTACTGGTCTAGCACGTGGACCGGTGGGTTCTTCAGCGCGATACCGGAGATGTCCGCAGGCTCCCCTCTCGCCAACTTCACCTTCGTCGACAACGCCCGAGAGGTCTACTTCACCTACAACATCTTCGACGAGAGCACGGTCATCCGCACCACGCTGCATGTCTCCGGCCGGAACCAGGTGCGCGTGTGGACCGGGCAGGACTGGATGACGGTGAACAACCAGCCAGCGCACCAGTGCGACGCGTACGCTGTCTGCGGCCCTTTCACCGTCTGCACGGACAGCGCTTCCGACGCGGATCCTTCCTGCGACTGCATGAGGGGGTTCTCCGTACGGTCGCCGGCGGAGTGGGCGGTCAAGGACAGGACGGGCGGGTGCGTCAGAAACACTCCGCTCAACTGTGCTGCCGACGGTAGGAACAGGACAGGTGTGCCAGCTGACAAGTTCTACTCCATGCCAGGCGTTAGGCTGCCCCAGAATGGCCGCCAGTCCATGCCGAACGCGTCGAGCGCGATCGAATGCGCGCAGGCTTGTTTGAGTAGTAACTGCTCTTGCACCGCGTACTCTTACGGCGGCGAAGATGGGTGCTCCCTGTGGCATGGCGAGTTAGTTAACGTAGCTGCTGACGGTAACGAAGGGATGATTTACCTTCGCCTTGCTGCGAAAGAGCTAGAGAGTGGGAAAGGCAACAGGATTGCCATGGTAGCTGGTGTTGCCGCTTTGGTTTtggttctcgtcgtcgtcgtagtGATTTGCAGCAGGCGGAATAATGGGAAGTGGTGGTCTAGACCCATAGCTGACAGTGATAAAGGCGGTAGCGTCGTTGGCATAGCTACGTTCAAGTATGCTGACCTGCAAGACGCGACGAAGAAGTTCTCGGAGAAGCTAGGCGCGGGTGGCTTCGGCTGTGTGTTCAAGGGGCGCCTAGCAGGTGACTCGACCGACATAGCAGTGAAGAGGCTCGACGGAGCTCTGGGCAACGTACAGGGAGAGAAGCAGTTCAGGGCAGAAGTGAACTCGGTCGGATTCATCCAGCACATAAATCTGGTGAAGCTGATCGGGTTCTGCTGCGAGGGCGACAGGAGGCTACTCGTGTACGAGCACATGCCGAACGGCTCCCTGGACTCCCACCTGTTCCAGTTCCAGAGCTGTCGCCGTCGTGCACCTCTAGACTGGAGCACCAGATACCAGATAGCTGTCGGGGTTGCCAGAGGTCTAGGGTACCTGCACCATGGCTGCCGGGACTGCATCATACACTGCGACATCAAGCCGCAGAACATACTTCTGGACGCGTCTTTCGCTCCAAAGATCGCGGATTTCGGGATGGCCAAGTTTCTCGGGAGGGAGTTCAGCCGCGTCGTGACCACGATGCGAGGAACCGTCGGGTATCTTGCTCCGGAATGGATCAGTGGGACGCCTGTTACTCCCAAGGTTGACGTTTACAGCTACGGGATGGTCTTGCTAGAGCTCGTGTCGGGGAAGAGGAACTATGTCGAGCATTCGTCCAGTTGTGCCGAAGGCCAAGGAGACTATCTGCCTGTGCAGGCTGCGCACAAGCTTCTCCATGGAGATGTTCTGAGCGTTGTGGATGCGGACTTGCATGGTGAGCTGAACGTGGAGGAAGCTGAACGAGTCTGCAGAGTCGCGTGCTGGTGCATCCAGGATCTTGAGTCGGATCGGCCCACGATGATTGAGGTGGTGCAGTTTCTGGAGGGAATATGCCAAGTAGAAATTCCCCCGATGCCAAGGCTACTCACTGCTATTGCCGGAAGCGGATCACATCAGACGAGAGTGTCATCTCTGTAG